The following coding sequences are from one Sesamum indicum cultivar Zhongzhi No. 13 linkage group LG11, S_indicum_v1.0, whole genome shotgun sequence window:
- the LOC105173840 gene encoding pectinesterase 3-like, with protein sequence MDSSKSAKFDGTDEPGIKTDKPGTVKSLESVEIFESVKNDEFEEEEYRRKTRKRLIIIAISSVILVLIIIGAIIGILVPMRTKNISSSLPIKDRDSIKAICNSTLYQDSCYSSIYSLQMSSSKNSPSDPDTPEEIFMLSLQVTLNELVTLKSSMSIKLVSFRKNNKNDSSTENALENCEDLIQDAINHVNMSMSSMQQDRFSAYVVSDIRTWLSTAITDQQTCLDGLTEFENISVSLQGEIRALMENATEFTSNSLAIISNIFTIIREFQVNPAHRKLLQENGATGWMHRRLLKAEVVNLRPNLTVAKDGTGDYQTISKAVNAVPKRSSDRFLIYVKEGEYEEQVVVDSDSWNVMIYGDGMNKTIVSGSLNYADGVATYNSGTLIAEGRGFIARDIGFKNTAGPAKLQAVALRSSSDKSIFLRCSIDGYQDTLYVHANRQFFAGCLITGTIDFIFGNAAAVFQNCSIQPRQPGPGQYNTVTAQSKSDPNQNTGISIQQCSISPSGNLTAQTFLGRPWNNYSTTVIMETDIQGIIDPAGWIPWEPGREAPDTIFYAEYKNTGPGSVLNQRVMWPGYRPNITEEEAEKFYVEPFIQGDQWLIRADVRV encoded by the exons ATGGATTCGTCTAAGAGTGCCAAGTTTGATGGAACAGACGAGCCAGGAATCAAAACAGACAAGCCAGGAACGGTTAAAAGTCTTGAATCAGTTGAAATTTTTGAGAGtgtaaaaaatgatgaatttgaagaGGAAGAGTACCGGAGAAAGACACGTAAGCGCCTGATCATCATTGCTATTTCCTCTGTTATCTTGGTGCTGATCATTATCGGAGCAATAATTGGAATTCTTGTTCCAATGCGCACCAAAAatatttcctcttctcttcccATCAAGGACAGAGATTCCATCAAAGCTATATGCAACTCAACTTTGTATCAAGATTCTTGCTATTCTAGCATATACTCTCTCCAGATGTCCTCAAGCAAAAATTCACCGTCCGATCCTGACACTCCGGAGGAGATTTTCATGCTATCTCTACAGGTCACGCTCAACGAGCTTGTGACGCTGAAATCTTCCATGTCAATAAAACTTGTTTCCTTcagaaaaaacaataaaaacgATTCCAGCACTGAAAATGCATTGGAAAATTGTGAGGACCTCATCCAGGATGCAATTAATCACGTTAACATGTCGATGTCCTCTATGCAGCAAGACAGGTTTTCAGCATATGTGGTTAGTGATATCAGGACATGGCTCAGTACTGCAATCACGGATCAGCAGACATGTTTGGACGGGCTAACAGAGTTTGAAAACATTTCTGTGTCTCTCCAGGGAGAAATCAGGGCATTGATGGAAAATGCAACGGAGTTTACAAGCAACAGCTTGGCAATCATTTCTAACATTTTCACAATCATCAGAGAATTCCAGGTTAATCCAGCTCATAGGAAGTTGCTACAGGAAAACGGTGCCACAGGATGGATGCACCGGAGGCTGCTAAAGGCCGAGGTGGTGAATTTGAGGCCAAACCTAACTGTAGCAAAGGATGGGACTGGGGATTATCAGACTATATCCAAAGCTGTGAATGCCGTGCCTAAAAGAAGCAGCGACAGATTCcttatttatgtaaaagaaGGAGAATATGAAGAACAGGTAGTGGTTGATTCCGATTCTTGGAATGTAATGATATATGGAGATGGAATGAACAAGACAATAGTTTCTGGCAGCTTGAACTATGCAGATGGAGTGGCCACATACAATTCAGGCACCTTGA TAGCAGAAGGGAGAGGCTTCATCGCAAGAGACATAGGCTTCAAGAACACGGCCGGCCCAGCAAAACTCCAAGCAGTAGCTCTAAGATCTTCATCAGACAAATCCATTTTCTTACGGTGCTCCATTGATGGATACCAAGACACGCTCTACGTACACGCGAATCGCCAATTCTTTGCCGGTTGCCTGATTACCGGTACCATCGACTTCATCTTCGGAAATGCAGCAGCAGTTTTCCAGAATTGCAGCATTCAACCTCGGCAACCGGGGCCAGGCCAGTACAACACTGTTACTGCACAAAGCAAATCAGACCCGAACCAGAATACAGGCATCTCAATCCAACAGTGTAGTATAAGCCCATCCGGCAACCTGACAGCCCAAACTTTCCTCGGCAGGCCCTGGAATAATTACTCGACGACTGTCATCATGGAAACAGATATCCAGGGGATTATAGACCCTGCGGGCTGGATTCCATGGGAGCCCGGCAGGGAAGCACCTGATACGATATTCTACGCTGAGTACAAGAATACTGGGCCTGGATCAGTTCTGAATCAACGAGTAATGTGGCCTGGATACAGGCCGAACATTACAGAAGAGGAAGCTGAAAAGTTTTACGTAGAGCCCTTTATCCAGGGAGACCAATGGCTGATTAGGGCAGATGTAAGGGTATGA
- the LOC105173731 gene encoding pectinesterase, with the protein MAFQDFDQISQRRKLERQQRLKKRLSIAVSSIVFVLLVAAAAFCVVKYKNNQDTAARKDSDSQSPGPSKPSAAEEEVKAVCAGTDYKQTCEDSILKAVAKNSSPQPKDIVKASFAVASDEINRVSKEASALKYSDKFKQAALEDCLVLLNDAVDELNRSISSIQGTDKAALSSKTPDINNWLSAVLSYEQTCIDGFPDGDEKAAMKKLLTNSKEHGSNALAIVSNVFSIFAKLKGSGPSHRKLLGLDVDGYPTWMSLENRRNLGADPSKFTPNVTVAKDGSGNYTTISEALDAMPKTYKGRYVIYVKVGVYDETVVVKKTMVNLTIFGDGSQKSVVTGSKNYVDGAPTFRTATCAVLGEGFFAQSIGFKNTAGPEKLQAVALRVQADHAIFVNCRMEGYQGTLFAQAHRQFYRSCYITGTIDFIFGDAAAVFQNCMLYVRKPVDVQQNTVTAQARLDKRQTTGFVIQNSHILADDKLEPEKDKFKSFLGRPSKEYSRTIIMETQIGDLIQPVGWLEWNGNFALNTLYYAEFNNKGVGANTAERVKWPGFKVIDKKEAVNFTVGPFLQGESWLKIPNVPVRFGLYTK; encoded by the exons ATGGCATTCCAAGATTTCGACCAGATTTCACAACGTAGGAAACTAGAGCGTCAACAAAGGTTGAAAAAGAGGCTCTCAATCGCCGTCTCTTCCATCGTCTTTGTCCTGCTCGTGGCCGCTGCTGCTTTCTGCGTTGTCAAGTACAAGAACAATCAGGACACGGCGGCTCGAAAGGACAGCGACTCTCAGTCTCCTGGGCCCAGTAAGCCAAGCGCAGCCGAAGAGGAGGTGAAAGCGGTGTGCGCCGGCACAGATTACAAGCAAACCTGTGAAGACAGCATTCTCAAGGCTGTCGCTAAGAACTCCTCGCCTCAGCCGAAAGATATCGTTAAAGCCTCATTCGCCGTTGCCTCTGATGAGATCAACAGAGTGTCGAAGGAGGCCTCAGCTCTCAAATACAGTGATAAATTCAAACAGGCTGCACTTGAGGACTGTTTGGTGCTGCTGAATGATGCCGTAGACGAATTGAACAGGTCTATTTCGAGCATTCAGGGGACGGATAAGGCCGCACTCTCCTCCAAAACGCCTGATATAAACAATTGGCTGAGCGCAGTGTTGTCGTATGAACAGACGTGCATTGACGGTTTCCCTGATGGTGACGAAAAGGCAGCGATGAAGAAGTTGTTGACGAATTCTAAGGAACATGGCAGCAACGCTCTCGCCATAGTGTCCAATGTGTTCTCTATATTTGCAAAGCTTAAAGGGTCGGGTCCCTCTCATAGGAAACTCTTGGGATTGGATGTAGACGGATACCCGACGTGGATGAGTCTGGAAAACCGGAGAAATCTGGGAGCAGATCCATCGAAATTTACTCCCAACGTTACCGTGGCCAAAGATGGAAGCGGAAATTATACTACCATTTCTGAAGCATTGGATGCCATGCCTAAGACATACAAAGGACG ATACGTAATTTATGTGAAAGTAGGTGTGTATGACGAGACTGTTGTAGTTAAAAAGACTATGGTAAACCTTACAATATTTGGTGATGGATCCCAGAAGTCCGTCGTCACTGGAAGCAAAAACTATGTAGATGGAGCACCAACATTCCGGACTGCAACTTGCG CCGTTCTGGGTGAGGGATTCTTCGCCCAATCTATTGGATTCAAAAACACAGCAGGTCCGGAGAAGCTCCAAGCAGTTGCCCTCAGAGTTCAAGCTGACCACGCCATCTTCGTCAACTGCAGAATGGAAGGGTACCAGGGCACTCTATTCGCTCAAGCCCATAGACAATTTTACAGAAGCTGTTATATCACCGGCACCATTGACTTCATCTTTGGAGACGCAGCTGCCGTCTTCCAGAACTGCATGCTGTACGTGCGGAAGCCAGTTGATGTCCAACAAAACACTGTCACGGCCCAAGCCAGGCTGGATAAGAGGCAAACCACCGGTTTCGTGATTCAGAACAGTCACATTCTGGCAGATGACAAACTCGAGCCCGAGAAGGACAAGTTCAAGAGTTTCCTAGGCAGGCCCTCCAAGGAATACTCCAGGACTATCATCATGGAAACGCAGATTGGCGACCTGATACAGCCCGTCGGGTGGCTGGAATGGAACGGAAACTTCGCCCTGAATACTCTTTACTATGCGGAGTTCAACAATAAAGGCGTGGGGGCTAATACTGCTGAGAGAGTGAAATGGCCTGGATTCAAAGTGATTGACAAGAAAGAGGCGGTGAACTTCACCGTTGGTCCCTTCTTGCAGGGTGAGAGCTGGCTCAAGATCCCGAATGTTCCTGTCCGTTTCGGTTTGTACACGAAATGA
- the LOC105173732 gene encoding probable pectinesterase/pectinesterase inhibitor 12, which yields MASPVLKSLLLLSSLFLSTASALNSSSNSLESHLSSLRTVCKSTPYPDACFDSLKLSISINISPNILTFLLQSLKTALSQGLKLSSLFSNAGQANLVEKQRGTIQDCRELHQITLSSLKKSVSRISSADSRKLADARAFLSAALTNKETCLEGLNLASGPLKSPLVNSLTDTYMHVSNSLSMLSKPGSQRGGNNRRLLSFPRWLSRKARRVLQSSGDEYDPSEMLTVAADGSGNFTTVSDAINFTPNNSMDRIIIYIREGVYQENVEIPSWKPNIVLLGDGSGVTVITGNRSVADGWTTFRSATVAVSGEGFLARDITFENTAGPEKHQAVALRINADLAAVYRCTITGYQDTLYVHSFRQFYRECDIYGTIDYIFGNAAVVFQGCNIVSRMPMPGQFTVITAQSRDSPDEDTGMSLQNCTILATDDLYSNSSTVTSYLGRPWRNYSRTVYLESYIDDFIAPEGWTNWVGDQGLDTLYYGEYENYGPGSSTDNRVSWPGYHVMDYYDASNFTVSQFITGEEWLDSTSFPYDDGV from the exons ATGGCGTCTCCCGTCCTGAAATCTCTCCTGCtactctcttctctcttcctctcAACAGCTTCTGCTCTCAACTCTTCTTCAAACTCTTTGGAATCCCATCTTTCTTCACTGAGAACAGTCTGCAAATCCACACCTTATCCCGATGCCTGTTTTGACTCTCTGAAGCTCTCCATCTCCATTAACATCTCTCCAAACATTCTCACATTTCTCCTGCAATCCCTCAAAACAGCGTTATCCCAAGGGCTGAAGCTGTCGTCTCTCTTCTCCAATGCCGGCCAGGCGAATCTCGTCGAAAAGCAGAGGGGCACCATTCAAGATTGCAGGGAGCTGCACCAGATCACGTTGTCTTCCCTGAAGAAGTCCGTGTCCCGGATCAGCTCAGCTGATTCAAGAAAATTGGCCGACGCCAGGGCGTTCCTGTCAGCTGCCCTGACTAACAAGGAAACATGCTTAGAGGGCCTGAATTTGGCTAGTGGTCCTTTGAAATCGCCCCTGGTGAATTCTTTGACGGATACTTATATGCATGTGAGTAATTCCCTGTCAATGCTGTCCAAGCCGGGCTCGCAGAGGGGCGGCAATAACAGGCGGCTCCTTAGTTTTCCGCGGTGGTTGTCCAGGAAAGCTCGTCGGGTTCTGCAGAGTTCCGGTGACGAATATGATCCGAGTGAGATGCTAACAGTGGCAGCCGATGGGAGTGGGAACTTTACGACTGTTTCTGATGCTATAAATTTCACCCCGAACAACAGCATGGACAggattattatatacattagGGAAGGGGTGTATCAAGAAAATGTGGAGATTCCGAGCTGGAAGCCCAACATTGTCTTGCTTGGAGATGGGAGTGGTGTTACTGTGATTACCGGGAACAGAAGTGTGGCTGATGGTTGGACCACTTTCAGATCTGCTACTGTCG CTGTATCTGGGGAGGGGTTCCTGGCTCGTGACATAACGTTCGAGAACACAGCAGGACCAGAGAAGCACCAGGCTGTAGCCCTTCGCATTAATGCAGACTTGGCCGCCGTCTACAGATGCACCATCACCGGCTACCAAGACACATTATATGTCCATTCCTTCAGACAGTTCTATAGAGAATGCGACATCTATGGAACCATAGACTACATTTTCGGAAATGCAGCAGTTGTCTTTCAGGGGTGTAACATAGTTTCCAGAATGCCGATGCCAGGCCAATTCACCGTGATCACAGCGCAATCCAGGGATTCCCCTGATGAGGACACTGGAATGTCATTGCAGAACTGTACGATCTTGGCTACAGATGACTTGTACTCCAATTCCAGCACTGTCACGAGCTACTTAGGCAGGCCCTGGAGAAACTACTCCAGGACGGTTTACTTGGAGTCGTATATTGATGACTTCATTGCACCGGAGGGATGGACTAATTGGGTGGGTGATCAAGGCCTGGACACTTTGTATTACGGAGAGTATGAAAATTACGGCCCTGGATCAAGCACTGATAATCGCGTTTCTTGGCCTGGTTACCATGTAATGGACTATTACGACGCGTCTAACTTTACAGTTTCCCAGTTTATAACTGGAGAGGAATGGCTGGATTCAACTTCGTTTCCTTATGACGATGGGGTTTAA
- the LOC105173733 gene encoding pectinesterase/pectinesterase inhibitor PPE8B, translating to MAVASSMKTLFFLMLLCFISGGNSDLGESECLKVPVSEFAGTLRSTLGVVGRVVSTVSKFSGAFSDFRLNNAVADCLDLMDFSVDQLSWTLAASQNPKGKDNSTGNVIADMNTWLSGAMANQETCKEGFDGTNSPVRGLVFGSLDQLTSLVHNLLSMVKPNPTTPSKGGSGGRKLITSAQFPDWLKSHDRKLLQASSGEVADAVVAADGTGNFTSIEEAVRAVPDYSSRRYVIHIKKGVYKEYVEISKKKWNIMLIGDGMDATVISGDRNFVDGWTTYRSATFAVRGQGFIARDITFENTAGPEKHQAVAFRSDSDLSVLYRCAFRGYQDTLYAHSMRQFYRECKITGTVDFMFGDGTVVFQNCDILARKGLANQKNTITAQGRKEQTERTGFSIQFCNISAEADNSNPTYLGRPWKLYSRTVIMQSYISNAIRPEGWLEWNGNFALNTLFYAEYMNYGPGAGLGGRVNWPGYHVLNDSAQATEFTVAEFIVGNKWLPATGVRYTAGLVM from the exons ATGGCTGTAGCTTCTTCCATGAAAACTCTGTTCTTCCTGATGCTTTTGTGTTTCATCAGCGGCGGGAACTCGGACTTGGGTGAGTCGGAGTGTCTGAAGGTTCCGGTGTCGGAATTCGCGGGGACGTTGAGGTCTACCCTCGGCGTGGTGGGCCGGGTGGTGTCCACCGTCTCCAAATTCTCCGGTGCTTTCAGCGATTTCCGGCTTAATAATGCCGTTGCTGACTGCCTTGATCTCATGGACTTTTCAGTGGACCAGTTGAGTTGGACCCTTGCTGCTTCTCAGAATCCAAAGG GCAAAGATAACAGCACTGGAAATGTGATTGCTGACATGAATACATGGCTGAGTGGAGCAATGGCCAATCAAGAAACGTGCAAAGAAGGCTTCGATGGTACAAACAGCCCTGTCAGAGGTTTGGTTTTCGGCAGCCTAGACCAGCTTACCTCATTGGTCCACAACCTTCTTTCCATGGTCAAACCAAATCCCACCACCCCATCTAAAGGCGGAAGCGGAGGTCGGAAGCTTATTACCAGTGCCCAATTTCCAGATTGGCTGAAATCCCACGACCGGAAACTCCTCCAGGCATCCAGCGGCGAGGTGGCGGATGCGGTGGTTGCTGCTGATGGCACAGGAAATTTCACCAGCATTGAGGAAGCTGTTCGTGCGGTGCCGGATTACAGCAGCAGGAGGTATGTTATTCACATCAAGAAAGGTGTGTACAAGGAGTATGTTGAGATCAGTAAGAAGAAATGGAACATAATGTTGATTGGAGACGGCATGGATGCTACTGTTATTTCTGGTGACCGCAACTTCGTTGATGGCTGGACCACTTATCGCTCTGCAACCTTTG CTGTTCGAGGACAAGGATTCATAGCCCGGGACATAACATTCGAGAACACAGCCGGCCCGGAAAAGCACCAGGCCGTAGCGTTCCGGTCCGATTCCGACCTATCCGTGCTGTACCGCTGCGCCTTCAGGGGATACCAGGACACACTCTACGCCCACTCCATGCGACAATTCTACAGAGAATGCAAGATCACCGGCACAGTAGATTTCATGTTCGGGGATGGCACAGTTGTCTTCCAAAACTGTGATATCCTGGCGCGCAAGGGCCTTGCCAATCAAAAGAACACCATAACAGCTCAGGGCCGGAAGGAACAAACTGAAAGGACGGGGTTTTCGATTCAATTCTGCAACATTTCAGCTGAAGCAGACAATTCCAACCCGACGTACCTAGGCAGGCCCTGGAAACTGTATTCCAGGACGGTTATCATGCAGTCTTACATTAGCAACGCCATCAGGCCCGAGGGATGGCTGGAATGGAATGGGAATTTCGCGCTGAATACTCTGTTTTATGCTGAGTACATGAATTACGGGCCTGGAGCTGGTCTGGGAGGGCGGGTGAACTGGCCCGGTTACCATGTTCTTAATGATTCGGCTCAGGCCACCGAATTCACAGTGGCTGAGTTCATTGTTGGGAACAAATGGCTACCTGCGACAGGGGTGAGGTACACGGCTGGCTTGGTGATGTGA